In Porites lutea chromosome 7, jaPorLute2.1, whole genome shotgun sequence, a single window of DNA contains:
- the LOC140944959 gene encoding dnaJ homolog subfamily C member 24-like, which yields MASCFSEVGNPYKVLGVAANCTHEEVKRAYQKLVLKFHPDKLDESLTEEDRDKAKETFLAIDKAWKLLSDNETRENCDRQLKEQSLSQDWPVSAEVDLDDMEFHEDLQSYSSQCCCSGEYLITESDLENGHNIVCCSDCTLSIRVLYSVLQDDVNDEDQKSSALENS from the exons ATGGCGAGTTGCTTTTCTGAAGTCGGCAACCCTTACAAGGTGCTTGGCGTTGCAGCAAACTGCACACACGAGGAAGTCAAAAGAGCTTACCAAAAACTTGTGCTCAAG tttcacCCTGATAAGCTTGATGAGTCATTAACAGAGGAAGATCGTGACAAGGCTAAGGAAACGTTCTTGGCCATTGACAAGGCATGGAAACTTTTAAGTGACAATGAAACAAGAGAAAATTGTGACAGACAGTTGAAAG AGCAGAGTTTATCACAAGATTGGCCGGTCAGTGCAGAGGTTGATCTTGATGACATGGAATTTCATGAAG ATTTACAGAGTTACTCAAGCCAATGTTGTTGCAGTGGAGAGTACTTGATTACTGAAAGTGATCTGGAAAATGGACATAACATTGTATGTTGTTCAGATTGTACCTTGAGTATCAGAGTTCTATACAGTGTACTACAAGATGATGTAAATGATGAGGACCAGAAAAGCAGTGCTTTGGAAAATAGCTGA
- the LOC140944958 gene encoding fumarate hydratase, mitochondrial-like, with translation MAYRLVPVLRTFSRAPRVFLLRQKLYSNSVLFSRAMATRIETDSFGEIEVPVDKYYGAQTARSKLNFPIGDESEHMPAPVIRAFGILKKAAAEVNKEFGLDENIANNIMKAADEVISGKLKDNFPLVVWQTGSGTQSNMNVNEVISNRAIELMGGEMGSKKPVHPNDHVNKSQSSNDTFPTAMHIAAALEVQERLLPGLKKLHGALEAKSTEFKDLVKIGRTHTQDATPITLGQEFSGYVQQIQYGISRVEGTLKRVYELAIGGTAVGTGLNTRIGFAEKMAAKIAAYTNLPFTSAPNKFEALAAHDAMVELHGALNVIACSLMKIANDIRFLGSGPRCGLGELSLPENEPGSSIMPGKVNPTQCEAITMVAAQVIGNQTAVSVGGSNGHFELNVFKPMIIRNVLQSTRLIGDACVAFTDNCVVGIQANVEKINKLRDESLMLVTALNPHIGYDNAAKIAKKAHKEGTTLKEAAISLGLLTEEQFNQWVRPEDMLGPK, from the exons ATGGCTTATAGGCTAGTTCCCGTGTTAAGAACATTTAGCAGAGCACCTCGAGTTTTTCTTCTACGGCAGAAACTTTATAGTAACTCTGTACTATTCTCAAGAGCAATG GCCACCCGTATAGAGACCGATAGCTTTGGAGAAATAGAAGTACCTGTGGACAAATACTATGGAGCTCAAACTGCACGATCCAAACTGAATTTCCCAATTGGTGATGAGAGTGAACACATGCCA GCTCCAGTGATCCGTGCATTTGGTATCCTAAAGAAAGCAGCAGCTGAAGTCAATAAGGAGTTTGGGTTGGATGAAAATATTGCCAATAACATCATGAAGGCAGCAGATGAA GTAATATCTGGGAAGTTAAAAGATAACTTTCCACTGGTGGTGTGGCAAACAGGTTCTGGTACCCAATCTAACATGAACGTTAATGAAGTGATCAGTAACCGGGCCATTGAACTGATGGGAGGAGAAATGGGATCCAAAAAACCAGTTCACCCCAATGATCATGTCAACAAAAGTCAG AGCTCTAATGACACATTTCCAACAGCAATGCACATTGCTGCAGCATTGGAAGTCCAGGAACGTCTTTTGCCAGGTTTGAAGAAGTTGCATGGTGCACTTGAGGCCAAGAGTACTGAATTTAAAGACCTCGTTAAGATTGGCAGAACTCACACACAG GATGCAACACCCATCACACTAGGCCAAGAGTTCAGTGGTTATGTACAACAGATACAGTATGGGATCTCAAGAGTAGAGGGCACTCTAAAGCGAGTGTATGAGCTGGCTATTGGCGGCACAGCTGTGGGAACAGGTCTCAATACAAGGATAGGCTTTGCAGAGAAGATGGCAGCCAAGATTGCTGCATACACAAACCTCCCATTCACCAG TGCTCCAAACAAGTTTGAAGCCCTTGCTGCACATGATGCTATGGTTGAGCTTCATGGTGCACTGAATGTGATTGCTTGTAGCTTGATGAAGATTGCAAATGATATCAGGTTTCTGGGGTCAGGCCCACGCTGTGGACTCGGGGAACTATCTCTCCCTGAGAATGAACCAGGCAGCAGCATAATGCCAG GTAAAGTGAATCCCACACAGTGCGAGGCCATCACCATGGTAGCAGCTCAAGTAATTGGCAATCAAACAGCAGTCTCTGTTGGTGGGAGTAATGGCCATTTTGAACTGAATGTTTTCAAGCCAATGATTATCAGAAATGTCCTTCAATCTACAAGACTAATTGGAGATGCATGTGTGGCATTTACAGATAACTGTGTTGTAGGAATCCAAGCCAATGTGGAGAAAATCAATAAGCTGCGTGATGAGTCACTCATGTTGGTGACAGCTTTGAACCCTCATATTGGTTATGATAATGCtgcaaaaattgcaaagaaGGCTCACAAAGAAGGCACAACATTAAAGGAAGCTGCCATTAGCCTCGGGCTGTTGACTGAAGAGCAGTTTAACCAGTGGGTGAGACCGGAAGATATGTTAGGTCCAAAGTAA